The DNA sequence GCTTTTTACCGGCATCATGCTTACGGGTTATTTTGTGGCCCCCCGGACAGTGTGGGGGCAGATAATGAACTGGGATTTTACATTCGGCGTGAAGGCGGGGATCATCGGGGTTTCCATCTATCTTTTCATCTCCGCGATGATCGTCCGTCATACACTGTGTAAATATATATGCGGCGCCGGGCTTATGCAGATGTTATTCGGATGGGCCAGCCCCGTTTCATTAAGAATAAAAACAGACCCCGCGAAACTGGGCGCGTGCACGGACTGCAGGCAATGCGAAAAGGTATGCTTTATGAATGTAAAACCGAGGCTGCTTAGAAAAGATATAAATTGCGTAAACTGCGGCGAATGTATCTCCGCGTGCACTAAGGAGCTGGGTAAAGAGAAATGTATATTCAGCTTCGCGCAATCAAGGCATTGCGCCCTGCCTTCAAAAGAACCCGTCAGGAAAGCGGAAGATCCGCCGTTGAATTTCAACAAGCAGCTCAGTGATGAACACCGCGCGAAAACCTTCCGTTAATTTTCATTAGCATGTTTAATGAATGCAGAACAATTATTTATTAGACAACAGCCATGAACTTTGTGGTATACAAAATGAGCTTCATTTTCTAAAATAGCCGCAAATATTCATTCAAGGAGGACTTATCATGGCTTTCGTTTGTTTACGGTATAAGATTGAGAATTACAAGAAATGGAAAACCGCTTTCAATGACGCCTTTGAGATGCGGAAGAAGTGCGGCGAAAGGAGTTGCCGCGTTTTCCGAAGCTCGGACAATCCGAATGAAATGGTCCTTCTACAGGAGTGGGGCAGTGCCGCCAGCGCCCGGAGGTTCATGAAGCTTAAAGAAGTGCGGCAGTGCATGGAAAAGGCCGGGATAGTCGGGAAACGCGAAATCATTTTTTTAAAAGAAGTCCCGCAGTCGGACCAATCAGTACAGTAATACCTGTTACTGACGTTTTGAAAGCACTTCCTTCAGCACAACTGCATTGTTATGTTCGATGTCCTTTGCGGCAAATAAAAGCGTAACGGTCCCCTTTCTTAATTCTTCACGGAGCAGCTTCAAAAGCGCCGGCCTGTCTTTGAGTTCTTCTCTGTACCGTTTTCGAAACTCCGGCCATTTGGCGGGACCATGCGAAAACCATTTCCTCAGCTCATTGCCCGGCGCGATGTCCTTCAGCCACAGATCAATTTTGGCATCCTCTTTTTTGATCCCCCTCGGCCAGAGCCTGTCGACGAGGACCCTCCGGCCGTCGCTGGGGGAAGGAGGATCGTATATTCTTTTTAACCTGACCATTGGATTTTGATTCCAGATGCGTTCTTTTCTATTTCGCTTCCCTGCGCATATCTCTTTCG is a window from the Nitrospirota bacterium genome containing:
- a CDS encoding antibiotic biosynthesis monooxygenase, with translation MAFVCLRYKIENYKKWKTAFNDAFEMRKKCGERSCRVFRSSDNPNEMVLLQEWGSAASARRFMKLKEVRQCMEKAGIVGKREIIFLKEVPQSDQSVQ
- a CDS encoding DUF488 domain-containing protein, whose product is MVRLKRIYDPPSPSDGRRVLVDRLWPRGIKKEDAKIDLWLKDIAPGNELRKWFSHGPAKWPEFRKRYREELKDRPALLKLLREELRKGTVTLLFAAKDIEHNNAVVLKEVLSKRQ
- a CDS encoding 4Fe-4S binding protein; the protein is MKLTVYRRTTQAAFILFILLMPVLNIFRYDVDARALIVFGNVWSLGLPQGFYTDRSITGSLHVALRFFLKAILPWILILSVFPLLGTLTGRSFCGWFCPEGAVFELFDFLTVKIFGRRSLFTKRPNDPGEHAKNRMPCIILSLFCMIAIPLFTGIMLTGYFVAPRTVWGQIMNWDFTFGVKAGIIGVSIYLFISAMIVRHTLCKYICGAGLMQMLFGWASPVSLRIKTDPAKLGACTDCRQCEKVCFMNVKPRLLRKDINCVNCGECISACTKELGKEKCIFSFAQSRHCALPSKEPVRKAEDPPLNFNKQLSDEHRAKTFR